Proteins encoded by one window of Puntigrus tetrazona isolate hp1 chromosome 25, ASM1883169v1, whole genome shotgun sequence:
- the LOC122330335 gene encoding intraflagellar transport-associated protein, whose amino-acid sequence MPGLVNGSAVDDHDQALTEALEQFCNSPEQTYEQFLSTFTYLTPENVRNLGLTAPRGHGDLSQREMDSSRRRQREDEVTEMEESTYRWMGQANHCSPTADQEEVLLDGGCVGGRLGCPSNAVPDRPVKFDNYLGDSEDEEENADIAGACMLPGEIEEDLIAVSSSSLCHHTLLEISSTFTDQRTHTAAENQDESEKVVPFHLDENFDYDNIVPSRKYAIQEQNGRPS is encoded by the exons ATGCCAGGTTTAGTTAACGGTTCAGCTGTCGACGACCATGACCAAGCCTTAACTGAAGCTCTGGAGCAATTCTGCAACTCCCCAGAGCAAACATATGAGCAATTCCTATCCACCTTCACGTACTTGACCCCAG AAAATGTGAGGAATCTTGGATTGACTGCTCCTAGAGGACATGGAGACCTGTCCcagagagagatggacagcAGCCGACGGCGACAAAGAGAGGATGAAGTGACAGAGATGGAGGAAAGCACATACCGATGGATGGGACAGGCAAATCACTGCTCACCGACTGCTGATCAGGAAGAG gTGCTGCTGGATGGCGGTTGTGTTGGAGGAAGACTGGGCTGCCCATCAAACGCTGTTCCAGACAGACCCGTGAAG TTCGATAATTATCTGGGTGATTCggaggatgaagaggaaaaTGCAGACATTGCAG GCGCATGTATGCTACCAGGTGAGATTGAAGAAGATCTGATAGCTGTCTCTTCTTCATCGCTCTGTCACCACACACTGCTGGAGATCTCCTCTACTTTCACAGACCAGAGGACACACACTGCAGCTGAGaaccag GATGAAAGCGAGAAGGTTGTTCCTTTCCATCTGGATGAGAACTTTGATTACGATAACATTGTGCCGTCTCGCAAATATGCCATCCAGGAACAGAACGGCAGACCATCTTGA